TCAGATGTATCAAAGAGACAAGTGGAAAGAAGGCACTGGAGATACTTAAGAAGGAGAAGGTTAGCCTTGTGCTATTGGATGTTATGATGCCAGAAATTGATGGATGGGAAGTATGTGAAAAAATACGTGAGTTTTCAGATGTTCCTGTCATTATGTTGACAGCTCGAACCGACAAGCTTGATTTGGTGAAAGGACTAAATAGTGGTGCTGACGATTATATTACGAAACCTTTTGATGAAAGGGAGTTGTCAGCAAGGGTGCATGCACTATTGCGCCGTTTTCCTGAAGAAGAAAAAGCAAAAGCATTGATTATTTACGGTGATTTTAAACTAGATAAAGAAACGTATTCATTACAATATAATGACTCGAAAGTGCCGCTTACACTAAAGGAATTTTCTATTATTGAAGCCTTGATTTCGCGACCAACAAAGACTTTTACACGGGAACAGTTATTGCATACTGCATGGGAATATAACACTTATACGGATATCCGGACAATAGACTCGCATATACGTAATTTGAGGGATAAATTAAAAACTGCCGGATTTCCTATTGAAGAATTTTTAAAAACGGTATGGGGAATTGGATATAAATGGAGCTAAGGAGAAGTATTATGATGAAAAAAATTAGGGTTTTCATGGGATTGTTAGCATTGGCCGCTATTTTGTCGGCTTGTAACAAAGAAAGTGAAACATATTTGTTTGGAAAAGTGAAAAATAGTAAGTTTGAACACTTGCATGGATTGGGATATATAAACGGTGGACCTGAAATTGTGATTTCAACCCATGATGGGCTCTACGAATATGACAAAGACGGATGGAAAGAAGCAAACAGCGAAAAGCATGATTATATGGGATTTCAAGCGATACGTGAAGGTTTTTTCTCAAGTGGTCATCCAGAACCAGGATCCGACTATAAAAATCCGCTTGGCCTTGTCAAAAGTACAAATCGAGGTGCGAGCTTTGATAAATTAGCATTTTACGGGGAAATTGATTTTCATTACCTTGCAGCGGGCTATGACTCAAACGCCATATATGTACTTAATGAAATGCCAACCGAAGAGATGACAGGGGGGCTACATTATACTTTGGATGAGGGAACCACTTGGAATGAGGCCACGATGAACGGATTCAATTCGGAATTCATCTCAAATTTGGCTGCTCATCCTTCGCAGAAAGAGATGATTGCAATCGGGAGTAAAGATGGCATATTCCTTTCAAAGGACTACGGTGAAAACTTTGAACTTTTTAATAACGTAAACATGGTTCTATCCGTGACTTTGACTGAAAATGGGGGGTACTATTCAAGCTATGAAAATGAAACAGTACAACTCAAAACATTTACATTTGGTAACGATCAAGAAATGTCTATTCAACTTCCCAATGAAAAAATGAATCCAATTGTCTTTATCGCAGTTAATCCGGATGATAAAAAAGAAATTGTCATTGCAACACATAATAATGATATTTTCCTGACAAAAGATGAAGGGGCTAATTGGGATGCACTTGCTAAAAGCGGTGAATTGAAGAAATAATCAAAACGGATGGTGCTTATTAAATGTATGGATTGATGTCGAAAGTCAGTCAAGCAATAACTGAACCAGTGACTATCCTTATACATTCCTTTGAACAATACCCTATTGTTGTTGCGCTACTTTTGGGCTTGGTAGGGGCGGTTGCTCCCTGCCAGCTGACAGGAAATATGAGTGCGATTACCTTGTATGGGAACCGGACGATTCAAATGAAGGATGACATGGGCGAAATTTTATTCTTTATTATTGGGAAAGTGGCTGTATTCAGTTCTCTAGGGTTACTCGTATGGTTCTTTGGTGAAACATTTGAAACCTCACTAACAGACTACTTTCCTTTGTTTCGTAAAGTAATAGGCCCGCTTATTATTGTTACCGGTCTTGTATTAATAGGAATTCTTAAGCTAGATTTCCTTCGAAAATTAACGATGCGAATTCCTACACGCTTACGAAATGGGAAATTAGGTTCTTTCATGTTGGGTGCAAGTTTTTCCCTTGCCTTCTGCCCAACAATGTTTGTGCTCTTTTTCTTATGGTTAATGCCATTGGTTGTAACAACTTCTTATGGTTTTGTATTACCTGCTGTTTTCGGTGTAGCAACATCGTTGCCACTTATTGTCCTATTTTTCTTCATATGGTTCTTTGATGCGAAGCGGATCATTATGAAGAGAAGCATGAAGACTGGCAGAATTGTGCAACGTTTGGCTGGTGCTATTCTTATTATTATAGGAATAGCTGATACAATGACTTTTTGGGGAATTTGACTTATAAAACTTATCAAGGCTTTTACATTGTTTTTATTGTGTTGAGAGGGGGTTTCACTAGATGTTGGCAGATTTGAACTTGTTTCTTGCGTTTGGTGCTGGTTTATTAAACTTTTTATCTCCGTGTACATTACCGCTATATCCAGCTTTCATATCTTATATTACGGGAATGTCGCTCGATGAAATTAATACGGATAAAGGGAAGTTTCGGAAAAGCGGAATCTTCCATACGATTGTTTTCCTCATCGGCTTTTCGGCTATCTTTATCTTTCTGGGATATAGCTCATCGCTTATTGGTACGTTTTTTTATCAGTACCAGGATTTGCTCCGACAAATAGGCGCGATTTTTATTGTCATATTTGGATTGATGATTCTAGGTGTCTTTACACCAAGTTTTCTTATGAAGGAGAAAAAATTACAGTTTAAGAATAGACCAGCCGGCTATTTTGGTACGTTCCTCATCGGGCTTGCGTTTGCAGCTGGATGGACTCCATGTACAGGACCAATCACGGGTGCTGTTTTCATGATGGCGGCACAAAATCCTGGATCTGGAATGTGGTATATGCTTGTCTATGTTTTAGGGTTTGCAATTCCGTTTTTCCTACTATCGATTTTTATCACTCGCGTTAAATGGATACAAAAATACAACCGAGTAATAACGAAGGTCGGGGGCTACCTTATGATTGCACTCGGTATTCTTCTTTTCTTCGATGGATTAACCTATATTATTATTTGGCTAAGTCCATTTTTTGGCGGGTTTATGGGATTCTGATGTATTAAGCTTAATATTTGAAGAATGTAATAAAAGTCACAACCAATTACGTGAATGTTTTCATTTCATGCCCGCCCTAATCAGCGGGCTTTTTTTATTGGGTTTTAATTATAAATTGTAGAAAGAGGAAACACATTAAATATCTTCAATAATAGGGTCGTTCACATACTCGTCTTATGCGCTCCATAAATATTGCATAATTACTATGTACAATTCAATGTAGGAGAATTTATGGAGTTTTGATGTAATGCTAGATGCTTTCATCCATAAATATTAATAATGATGAAGGAGTCAATTTAAAATGAGCAAAATCACATGCCAATGTGGACACGAAAACCCATTTGGTACAGTACTTTGTGAACGGTGTGGAAGGCCACAGACAGAAGAAGCAAAAAAAAGTAAACTTGTCGACATGAGGTACGAAGGTTCGGCAAGAAGATCGCAAACATATAAAAGGTCTATTATCGACAAAATTTGGAACTTTTTCTCTAGTGTTAAAATAGGTGTCAGTATTATTATTGCGGTTCTTGCTACGTCCGCACTCGGTACGCTTTTCCCGCAAAAGCTATATGTTCCAGCTTCGACGGATGCAGACATTGCCGCTTATTATGAACGCCTTTACGGCTTTGCCGGCGTCGTTTATTACAAACTTGGATTTTATGATATGTATAATAGCTGGTGGTTCATTACGCTAATTGGGATGCTCGGTACGTCAATCATCATTGCTAGCATCGATAGGGTTATTCCGTTATATAAATCATTAAATAAACAGCGCACTAAACGTCATGCTTCATTTATGAGAAGACAGCGTATTTACGGGATAGGCTCAGTCGAGAATGTGGATGATTCTCTCGTTAAAGCTGAAAAGAAACTGAAAGAGCTACGGTATAATGTGAAGATTGAAGAAGGTGCAATACTCGCGGAGAAAGGTCGCTTTTCTAGATGGGGTCCGTATGTCAATCATACTGGACTGATAATTTTTCTCCTCGGTGTTCTCCTTAGAGGCCTTCCGGGTTTTTATGTTGATGAAACGCTATGGCTTCGTGAAGGGGAGACGCGTGCAATCCCAGGAGCTCCAGGATACTATCTGAAAAACAATCAATTCATTCTTGAAACTTACTCAAAAGAAGATGATGCAGCGTTCGGTCAAGCAATAGACCGTGTTGGAACAATCGCGAAAAATTATCAATCGGATGTTACGTTGTATAGAGAACCTGAAAATGGGATTCCAGGCCAGTCTGAACAGTTGGATTTCGTCAAAGACTATTCAATCATCGTCAACAAACCGCTTAATTTTGATGGATTTAACGTTTTCCAGATGGATTTTCGTCTCGATGAACTGAAATCGATGACATTTCAATTAACCGAAAAAGCATCGGATACATCACTTGGTGAATTCACTGTGGATTTAATCAATCCCGAACCGATTTATCGACTAGGAGAGGGTACGTATGTGGAATTAAAAGATTTTTATCCGGATTTTGATGGTATTGAAGATGGCGAACCAAAATCAAAGTCTCCAATACCGAACAACCCTGCATTCATTTTTAAAATGGTGACTCCATCCAAGCCAGATGGCGAAATGAGTTTTGTGGCGATCCGTCAGACACTTGAAACGGAAATGAATGATTACAAAGCAACGTTTGTCAGCGCTGAAACACGGGACGTTACCGGGTTGGTAATACGGAAAGATAAAACGTTGTATATTTTGCTACTCGGTGGAATTGTTTTTATGATTGGTGTTACACAGGGGTCATATTGGAATCATAGAAGGATATGGATTCAAAAAGCAGAAGGGAACGAAATTCTCCTCGCAAGCCATACGAATAAAAACTGGTTCTCCTTGAGAAAAGAAATTGATCAAGTGCAAGAGTATGCGAGCTTACCAAAGTACGAGGACCGCGAGGAAACTGAGTCCAAATTGGACGACCGGGAAGGGGATTTTAACTAATGGATTTAGTATCATTAAGCTCGAATTTACTATTAGTCTCATTTATCGCTTATCTTATCGCAACGCTTTTTTTCGGCGGGGCAGTAAAAGGCGCAAAATCAGAACAAGCATATAAAAATAGCAGGTGGGGAAGTTTTGGCATAACCATTACAATTATTGGGTTCCTTTCGCATTTAGGCTATTTTATTACACGATGGATTGCTTCCGGACATGCGCCGGTTAGTAATATGTTTGAATTTGTGACTGCTTTTGGAATGATGATAGTAGGGGCTTTCATATTACTTTTTTATTTGTACAGAACGCCGTCACTTGGTCTGTTTGCATTGCCGATTGCTGTTGTTATTATCGGCTACGCAAGTATGTTCCCAACAGAAATAACACCGCTTATTCCCGCGTTGAAAAGCTACTGGTTAACGGTGCACGTCATTACGGTTGTAATTGGCGAAGCAATACTAGCGATAAGTGCGGTTGCGGGACTCGTTTTGCTATTGAAAACTACAGATTTAACTAAGAGATCGAAACAACGCTTTTGGTTGGAGTCAGTGATTTTCACGATAATTTTAGCTGTTGGATTCATCCTTTCATCTTCCGGATTTTCGATTTCAGGATACGAGGCGGAATTTACATTCGTTAATAAAGATGAACAAGTGGAGAAGATTACCTATAATTATCCACCACTATTCGGAATGAATGAATATGAATCCCTTACTGATGGGGTTATGAAACCATGGGGTGAAATGCCTGCCATTGTGAATGCGAAAACATTAACGACATTCGTGTGGTCATTGTTAACAGGAACTGTCCTTTATTTACTTCTCCGTCTACTATTGCGCCGACCAATTGCAACGTTGTTCCAGCCGTTTGCTAGAAAAGCAAACACTCAACTAATGGATGAGATAGGCTATCGCGCCGTCCTTATTGGATTCCCGGTATTTACACTTGGTGCACTGGTCTTTGCGATGATTTGGGCACACGAAGCGTGGTCTAGGTTCTGGGGATGGGATCCAAAAGAAGTTTGGGCACTAATTACATGGCTTTTTTATGCGGCTTTTCTACATTTACGTCTATCACGTGGATGGGAAGGCGAAAAATCTGCGTGGCTTGCGGTTATTGGCTTCATCATCATCATGTTTAACTTAATTGCCGTGAACCTAATCATTGCAGGATTACATTCATACGCATGACAAAAATCCCTTATAAATCATTTAGGGAGTCAAAAGGTGGATACATCATTAATCCACTTGCAATATATGTAGTGTAATTTTCGCTTATCCTTGTTTAGAAAGAAATAGTAAAACACAGAATGCATTGAAGACGCTCGATTAGATAACAATCTTTCAGACACCTAGGTTTAACTTAGGAAAATTAGTAACTCTGTAGAAAACGTCGCGATTGTATTCACTGCAATATCTAACTAATAAGTTTTTTATAGCATGGGCGTACATCTAATATAAAAGATGTACGCCCATTTTATGTGCCTGTAATTTAGGGGGAAAGATATCAGTATTTTTATTTTTAAAATGAAATAAAAAATGTTGCACGAGGGAAACTTTAGGCATACAATAACATTATAATTGATTAAGAAAATGCTCTGTAAATGATAGAAAATAAAGTTTTTTTGGGTGGAGGAATAATATGACTGATTTTTTCGCAACGCTAAGTCCGGTAAACCAGGCTTTAATAGCTACCTTTTTCACGTGGGGTATGACTGCGATTGGGGCTGCTTTAGTGTTCACAACGAAGACGATAAACCAAAAGCTTATGGATGGAATGTTAGGCTTCGCTGGCGGGGTTATGATTGCTGCAAGTTTTTGGTCGTTGCTTTCGCCTGCAATTGAAATGGCAGAAAGTAGTTCTTTACCGTCGTGGTTTCCAGCAGCTGTTGGATTTTTATTAGGTGGCTTTTTCCTGTGGGCGGCTGACAAGGTCATTCCGCACGTGCACCCTACTTCCCAAATGAAAGAGGCAGAGGGAATAAATCCTGCAAATAAGCGACGGAGCACTCTGCTTGTTCTTGCCATTACGCTTCACAACATACCCGAGGGACTTGCGATTGGAGTTGCCTTTGGCGCTGTAGCCGCAGGTTTTCCGTCTGCTACTTTGCCAGCAGCGATTGCTTTAGCCGTTGGTATAGGGATTCAGAACTTTCCCGAGGGTACAGCTGTATCAATGCCTTTACGAAGAGATGGAATGTCTCGTCGGAAAAGCTTCTTATATGGTCAGTTCTCGGGAATGGTTGAGCCTATTTCTGCCGTGGTAGGGGTTCTGGCTGTTTCGCTGATGGAACCACTTCTACCATTCGCTTTAAGTTTTGCAGCAGGGGCGATGATTTTTGTAGTAGTAGAAGAAGTTATTCCAGGTTCTCAAGAAAACGGAAATAGAGATCTAGCATCGGTCTGCTTAATGATTGGATTTACAGTAATGATGATATTGGACGTAGCATTTGGATAAGCGCATATAGAATCAACAAAAGAGCTACGGAATATATACAGGACATGACAATGTGAGCAATTTCAGAAATCAATATAAAGAAGTAAGGACTTTTAAAGGAGATTCTCATTTTTAGTTTAAAACTAATACTCTAGGGAAAAATATCACCGAATGCAAAAAAAGCAGGAGGTGAGTCCATGAATACGAAATACGAAGAATGCCTGAAAGCATGTTTGGAATGTCTGGAAGCATGTAACGCTTGTTTTGATGCGTGCCTAAAAGAGGAAGACATTAAGATGATGGCTGATTGTATCCGCTTGGACCGTGAATGTGCAGATATATGCGCGTTTGCAGCACAAGCCATTACCCGCAATAGCCCATTTACGCATCAGATTTTAGAACTATGTGCAGAAGTTTGTGAACGTTGCGCGGAAGAGTGCGCTAAACATGACCATGATCATTGCCAACGCTGTGCTGAAGCTTGCAGGAAATGTGCTGAGGCATGCCGACAAATGGTAGCTTAAACGATATTCAGAAATTGCAACCATTAATGGAGCTGTTTCAAGAAATGAAAAAGTTTCTAGGAGCAGCTTCTTTCTTGTTATGAATTATGTAGAATAAGGAGTGTATCGAATGAAAAGGCAATTACTTTTGTTAGGTGTTGCTATAATTATTGGTTTAAGTGGATGCAGAAACAATGCGGGTAACGAAAAAAGTCCAACCAACAATAATGAACCTAAACAGGAAGACATGCAAATGGAGATGAATCATTCCGGCTCCGGTGAAGTCCCTGAGAACTTGAAAGCGGCAGAAAATCCAACCTATAAAGTCGGAAGCCAAGCAATCATTAAAACTGACCATATGGAAGGCATGGAAGGTGCTGTAGCAACAATCGTGGGTGCTTACGACACTACAGCTTACACTATATCGTATACACCAGTAACTGGCGAGGAAAGAGTGGAAAACCACAAATGGGTTGTTCGAGAAGAGATTAAAGATGCTGGTGACAAAACTTTTGAACCAGGAACTGAAGTAACCGTAGAGGCGGACCATATGAAAGGGATGAAAGGAGCAATAGCAGTAATAGATTCATCCGAAAAAACTACTGTCTATATGATTGATTACACTCCAGCTACCGGCGGTGACGAAGTTAAAAATCATAAATGGGTAACGGAAGGTGAACTTTCTGCTAAATAAAGATTAAATTAAAGGGGGTCCTTCAAGTCGGAAATCTACCGACTTATTGGACAGCCCCTTTTCTAAACAATTTACGATTAACTCGCTTTCTAGAGATTAGTACTTTGATCGCATTAATCGAAGTGAATTCAATACAACGATTATGGTAGCACCCACATCTGCGAAAATCGCCATCCATAATGTTAACCAACCGGGAATGACCAACAGTAAGGCGACTACCTTAATACCTAATGCGAACGAAACATTCTGCAAAATAATATTTAGGGTTTTCCGGCTTAGACCTATAGTATAAGGTAACTTTTCTAAGTCGTCAGCCATTAATGCAATGTCTGCGGTCTCCAGAGCTGTGTCAGTACCCGCTCCACCCATTGCAATTCCTACGGTCGCACTTGCTAAAGCCGGGGCATCGTTGACACCATCACCAACCATTGCCACCTTTCCGAATTGATTTCGGAGAGACTTGATTGTGTCCAATTTATCTTGGGGCATCAATTCTGCTTTTACTTCAGAAAGGCCGAGTTGATTGCCAATAGCATTCGCTGTAGCTAGATTATCTCCTGTAAGCATAATCGTTTTTTTAATTCCTAATTGATACAGTTTTTTTATAATTGTCAAACTGCTGTCTCTAACCTGATCGGCAACTGCAATCAAGCCTTTTACTTCATTTCCGATACCTACCAACATTACTGTTTTGCCCTCTTTTTGAAGCGTTTCAATTTGGTGTTCGTATTCCTCAGGCAGTGTTAGCAACTCTTTGAACATATTAGGACTTCCAATATGGACAACATCATTGTTAATAGATGCTTTGGCACCTTTGCCCGTTATTGATTGAAAATCGTCAACAGGCATTAATTCTAAATTATGTTTTTCGGCATTTCTAATGATAGCAGAAGCTAATGGATGCTGTGAGAATTTCTCAACTGATGCTGAGACACGAAGAATTTCGTCGGTGCTCATATCCGCCAACGAAACGAGATCCGTTACTTCTGGCATACCTTGTGTCAATGTCCCGGTTTTATCAAACGCCACTACTTTCAAACGTCCGGTTTCTTCTAAATGGATTCCACCTTTAATGAGCACGCCGTTCCGTGCTGCATTTCCAATCGCCGTCACAATTGCAACAGGAGTTGAAATGACCAATGCACACGGACATCCTACAACAAGTACGACGAGTCCTCTATAAAACCACTCGCTCCATACTCCCCCTAAAAATAGAGGCGGGATAACAATAATGAAAATGGAAATGATCATTATTGCCGGCGTGTAGTATTTAGCGAATCTATCTACAAACTGCTGGGAAGGTGCCTTTTCTGCTTGAGCTTCCTCTACTAAGTGGATAATTTTGGCGATTGTAGTATCTTCTACTCGTTTTGTCACACGTACTTCTAATGAACCTTCGCCGTTTATTGTTCCTGCAAATACCTCGTCACCAGAAACTTTATGGACAGGAACGGATTCTCCGGTTATGGCTGCCTGATTGATGGACGAGTTTCCCTTTATTACTTCTCCGTCCATGGCTAGCTTCTGACCGGGTTTGATAATCATAATATCGTCAATCTGGATATCTTCAACATCAACTTCAAGTTCATTATTCCCGCGTCTGATAATTGCAGTATTGGGTGCAATATCCATTAGAGAGCGGATTGAATTTCGAGCCTTATCAATTGAATAACTTTCAAGAGCTTCACTTACTGCAAAAAGAAAGACTACTAGAGCTCCTTCTTTCCATTCACCGATTATGACTGCACCAATCACGGCAATTGTCATCAGTGTATTCATATCAAATTCCAATTTAGTCAGGTTGCGAAGCCCAACTTTAAGCAGATTATATCCACCGACAAGAATGGCTGTAGCAAAAAGAAGGATGGATGATGTGCTACCATCTCCCGCGACCGAAGATGTTACAAAGCCAAGAATCAGAAGGAATAGTGAAGCAATGGTCGTTTTGTTTTCGCGTTTTTTCCAGAATGGCTCTTTCTCTTCAACAATTCGTTGCTTTTCAGGATAAACTTTAATTCCATCGAATGCACCGGCTTTTTCTAACTGCTCGACAGATGCATCTCCCATTACAGTTAATTTGGATGCACCGAAATTCAATTGGATATCCTTAACCGAATCAATCTCACGAATGTTTTTTTCGAATTTAGCCGCGCAACTCATACAGGATAGTCCTTGTAGTCGATAAACATTTTTCTCCGTACTCATTTATGCCACCCCTCTTTCGAATGTTCAAGCGCAATATTTACTAATTGACGAACACATTCGTCAACTAAGGAATAGAAAACAAGTTTTCCTTCTTTTCTGTATGTGGTCAGCCCCATGTCACGTAAATAACGTAAGTGGTGGGAAGCATTTGCGGTGGACGTTTCTAATACATTGGCGACATCGCAGACGCACATTTCCTCTTCTAACGTCAATGCATAAGCGACTTTCAAGCGATTGGCATCTGCAAGGGCTTTAAACAGCATTTCGACGCCACTGATTTCATCAATCCTTTCATTTACGCGGTTAACGACTGTTTCGTGATAACAATAGGTATCACACGTATCCGTTGGGATAGATTGAATATGTTCTTTTATTTTTTCCGTCATCATTACACCTCATTCAAATATTCATTTGATTGTTATTAGTATATGTAATCGTTGAAAAATTGTCAATAAAAACATTCAAATGGTTGTTTTGATGTATATGTCTTCTTGTTATACTTAATTTAGAGATTAGGAGTAAAATAAATTAAAGGAGAATAGATAAAACATGAGGAAAGTTTTGTTTTTGACTTTGCTCATTTCAACTGTGGTTTTCAGTGCGTGCGGAAAAAAAGAGTTTATAGCGGAGACAGACTGGAAAGTGGAGGATTTCTCAGCCATTAACCAAGAAAACCAGAAGGTTGATTTAGCCGATTTAGAGGGAGAAGTTTGGATTGCTGATTTTATATTTACAAATTGTGCCACGGTATGTCCACCTATGACAATGAATAAGGCGGGACTTCAACAAGCATTGAAGGATGAAAATATAAATAACGTTCGTTTGGTTTCGTTTTCTGTAGATCCTGAATTTGATACACCAGAAGTTTTAAAGGAATATGCAACTGCTTTTGACGTTGACCAATCGAATTGGGATTTTCTAACGGGGTATAATCAGGAGGATGTCGTTGAACTTGCCAAATCATCATTTAAAGCAATTGTTCAGCCAGATCCAAATTCAAACCAAGTTACTCATGGTACGAGCTTTTACTTGGTGAACCCAGACGGAATAGTTGTCAAAAATTATAGTGGTTTTTCCGATGTTCCATACGAGGAAATTGTTGAAGATGTTAAACTGCTGATTACAAAGGAGTAATTGAAATGAGGAAATATAAAAAATGGTTGTGGCTCATACTGATTATACTCTTATTCAGCACAGTAGTACTTATTAGTGCGTTCATCCCGAGAGAAACTCGTCCTTCTGCAGGCACTAGGATTATTTTAGAACATACTTACAAGACCTATATTGCACCAGTTTGTTTTGAAGAGTCAGATCCGACAAACTTTCTGGAGGAGGCAACCTTACAAGAAGCAGAAAATTTAAATTATCCCCCTCACTCGCCATGTACTGAGAAGGCGTTAGAAAGTGAAAATGATCGACTACTTACGAGTCTACTGAAACAGATAGGGATTATGGATAAGAAATGGGATAATTGGTAAAACCAATCTACACTTTAAATGAATGAAGCGGAGGATCAATATGAAAAGAAGCATCATTATAACGCT
This genomic window from Sporosarcina sp. Marseille-Q4063 contains:
- a CDS encoding response regulator transcription factor, with amino-acid sequence MRTILLVDDEQRMLNLIELFLIPHGFRCIKETSGKKALEILKKEKVSLVLLDVMMPEIDGWEVCEKIREFSDVPVIMLTARTDKLDLVKGLNSGADDYITKPFDERELSARVHALLRRFPEEEKAKALIIYGDFKLDKETYSLQYNDSKVPLTLKEFSIIEALISRPTKTFTREQLLHTAWEYNTYTDIRTIDSHIRNLRDKLKTAGFPIEEFLKTVWGIGYKWS
- a CDS encoding F510_1955 family glycosylhydrolase; protein product: MKKIRVFMGLLALAAILSACNKESETYLFGKVKNSKFEHLHGLGYINGGPEIVISTHDGLYEYDKDGWKEANSEKHDYMGFQAIREGFFSSGHPEPGSDYKNPLGLVKSTNRGASFDKLAFYGEIDFHYLAAGYDSNAIYVLNEMPTEEMTGGLHYTLDEGTTWNEATMNGFNSEFISNLAAHPSQKEMIAIGSKDGIFLSKDYGENFELFNNVNMVLSVTLTENGGYYSSYENETVQLKTFTFGNDQEMSIQLPNEKMNPIVFIAVNPDDKKEIVIATHNNDIFLTKDEGANWDALAKSGELKK
- a CDS encoding sulfite exporter TauE/SafE family protein — encoded protein: MYGLMSKVSQAITEPVTILIHSFEQYPIVVALLLGLVGAVAPCQLTGNMSAITLYGNRTIQMKDDMGEILFFIIGKVAVFSSLGLLVWFFGETFETSLTDYFPLFRKVIGPLIIVTGLVLIGILKLDFLRKLTMRIPTRLRNGKLGSFMLGASFSLAFCPTMFVLFFLWLMPLVVTTSYGFVLPAVFGVATSLPLIVLFFFIWFFDAKRIIMKRSMKTGRIVQRLAGAILIIIGIADTMTFWGI
- a CDS encoding cytochrome c biogenesis CcdA family protein, giving the protein MLADLNLFLAFGAGLLNFLSPCTLPLYPAFISYITGMSLDEINTDKGKFRKSGIFHTIVFLIGFSAIFIFLGYSSSLIGTFFYQYQDLLRQIGAIFIVIFGLMILGVFTPSFLMKEKKLQFKNRPAGYFGTFLIGLAFAAGWTPCTGPITGAVFMMAAQNPGSGMWYMLVYVLGFAIPFFLLSIFITRVKWIQKYNRVITKVGGYLMIALGILLFFDGLTYIIIWLSPFFGGFMGF
- a CDS encoding cytochrome c biogenesis protein ResB translates to MSKITCQCGHENPFGTVLCERCGRPQTEEAKKSKLVDMRYEGSARRSQTYKRSIIDKIWNFFSSVKIGVSIIIAVLATSALGTLFPQKLYVPASTDADIAAYYERLYGFAGVVYYKLGFYDMYNSWWFITLIGMLGTSIIIASIDRVIPLYKSLNKQRTKRHASFMRRQRIYGIGSVENVDDSLVKAEKKLKELRYNVKIEEGAILAEKGRFSRWGPYVNHTGLIIFLLGVLLRGLPGFYVDETLWLREGETRAIPGAPGYYLKNNQFILETYSKEDDAAFGQAIDRVGTIAKNYQSDVTLYREPENGIPGQSEQLDFVKDYSIIVNKPLNFDGFNVFQMDFRLDELKSMTFQLTEKASDTSLGEFTVDLINPEPIYRLGEGTYVELKDFYPDFDGIEDGEPKSKSPIPNNPAFIFKMVTPSKPDGEMSFVAIRQTLETEMNDYKATFVSAETRDVTGLVIRKDKTLYILLLGGIVFMIGVTQGSYWNHRRIWIQKAEGNEILLASHTNKNWFSLRKEIDQVQEYASLPKYEDREETESKLDDREGDFN
- the ccsB gene encoding c-type cytochrome biogenesis protein CcsB, translated to MDLVSLSSNLLLVSFIAYLIATLFFGGAVKGAKSEQAYKNSRWGSFGITITIIGFLSHLGYFITRWIASGHAPVSNMFEFVTAFGMMIVGAFILLFYLYRTPSLGLFALPIAVVIIGYASMFPTEITPLIPALKSYWLTVHVITVVIGEAILAISAVAGLVLLLKTTDLTKRSKQRFWLESVIFTIILAVGFILSSSGFSISGYEAEFTFVNKDEQVEKITYNYPPLFGMNEYESLTDGVMKPWGEMPAIVNAKTLTTFVWSLLTGTVLYLLLRLLLRRPIATLFQPFARKANTQLMDEIGYRAVLIGFPVFTLGALVFAMIWAHEAWSRFWGWDPKEVWALITWLFYAAFLHLRLSRGWEGEKSAWLAVIGFIIIMFNLIAVNLIIAGLHSYA
- a CDS encoding ZIP family metal transporter, which translates into the protein MTDFFATLSPVNQALIATFFTWGMTAIGAALVFTTKTINQKLMDGMLGFAGGVMIAASFWSLLSPAIEMAESSSLPSWFPAAVGFLLGGFFLWAADKVIPHVHPTSQMKEAEGINPANKRRSTLLVLAITLHNIPEGLAIGVAFGAVAAGFPSATLPAAIALAVGIGIQNFPEGTAVSMPLRRDGMSRRKSFLYGQFSGMVEPISAVVGVLAVSLMEPLLPFALSFAAGAMIFVVVEEVIPGSQENGNRDLASVCLMIGFTVMMILDVAFG
- a CDS encoding four-helix bundle copper-binding protein, which gives rise to MNTKYEECLKACLECLEACNACFDACLKEEDIKMMADCIRLDRECADICAFAAQAITRNSPFTHQILELCAEVCERCAEECAKHDHDHCQRCAEACRKCAEACRQMVA
- a CDS encoding YdhK family protein, which gives rise to MKRQLLLLGVAIIIGLSGCRNNAGNEKSPTNNNEPKQEDMQMEMNHSGSGEVPENLKAAENPTYKVGSQAIIKTDHMEGMEGAVATIVGAYDTTAYTISYTPVTGEERVENHKWVVREEIKDAGDKTFEPGTEVTVEADHMKGMKGAIAVIDSSEKTTVYMIDYTPATGGDEVKNHKWVTEGELSAK